From Deltaproteobacteria bacterium, the proteins below share one genomic window:
- a CDS encoding CDP-alcohol phosphatidyltransferase family protein: MLGLISYGGIGCAIGLGHPLLAGVLLAVLGPLDAVDGLLAREQGRVTRFGAFLDSCLDRYAEYFLFLGLAVFFHQRGDGFAGELLVLFAFSGSLLVSYTRARAEALGFSCTVGMLTRFERLFILAVGLLFGWILPALAVIAVLAHVTAFQRMFHVYRKSRHEAGEARRPDTHGS; the protein is encoded by the coding sequence ATGCTTGGGCTCATCTCCTATGGGGGTATCGGCTGCGCCATCGGGCTTGGCCATCCCCTGCTCGCCGGGGTTCTCCTTGCGGTCCTCGGACCTCTCGATGCTGTGGACGGGCTTCTCGCCCGGGAACAGGGGCGGGTCACACGGTTCGGGGCCTTTCTCGACTCGTGTCTTGACCGCTATGCTGAGTACTTCCTCTTTCTTGGGCTCGCTGTCTTTTTCCATCAGCGTGGAGATGGGTTCGCCGGAGAGCTTCTCGTCCTCTTTGCCTTTTCGGGTTCCCTCTTAGTGAGTTACACACGGGCACGGGCCGAGGCCCTCGGCTTTTCCTGCACGGTCGGCATGCTCACCCGCTTCGAGCGCCTCTTCATCCTGGCTGTTGGGCTCCTTTTCGGCTGGATCCTCCCAGCCCTTGCCGTCATAGCGGTCCTGGCCCATGTGACGGCCTTCCAGCGGATGTTCCATGTGTATAGGAAGTCCCGCCATGAGGCCGGAGAGGCGAGGAGGCCTGATACCCATGGCAGTTGA